One Gaiella occulta genomic region harbors:
- a CDS encoding PPK2 family polyphosphate kinase, producing MIQRMRIGPGEKPRIAARDPRDDLGLRDKARAHARLEELKARIEVLQQRLYAEARHSVLLVLQGLDASGKDGVVRSVFAGVNPQGCRVASFKAPTSTELAHDYLWRVHAVLPARGEIGIFNRSHYEDVVAVRMLELAPERVWRRRPGHIVAWERMLADEGTSIVKVFLNVSKDEQRRRLQERVDDPEKRWKFRRDDLAVRARFDEYLAAYEDVIEQTSSEHAPWHVVPADRNWVKATAVAGLLVDALERVDPKLPEPESGIEGLRIE from the coding sequence ATGATCCAGCGAATGCGCATCGGCCCCGGCGAGAAGCCGCGGATCGCGGCGCGCGACCCGCGCGACGACCTCGGACTGAGGGACAAGGCGCGCGCCCACGCCCGCCTGGAGGAACTGAAGGCCCGCATCGAGGTGCTGCAGCAGCGGCTCTACGCCGAGGCGCGCCACAGCGTGCTGCTCGTCCTGCAGGGCCTCGACGCGTCGGGGAAGGACGGCGTCGTGCGCTCCGTGTTCGCGGGCGTCAACCCGCAGGGCTGCCGCGTCGCCTCGTTCAAGGCGCCGACGTCGACCGAGCTCGCCCACGACTACCTGTGGCGCGTGCACGCCGTGCTGCCGGCCCGCGGCGAGATCGGCATCTTCAATCGCTCGCACTACGAGGACGTCGTCGCGGTGCGCATGCTCGAGCTCGCCCCGGAGCGGGTGTGGCGGCGGCGACCCGGGCACATCGTCGCGTGGGAGCGGATGCTCGCCGACGAGGGTACGTCGATCGTGAAGGTGTTCCTCAACGTGTCGAAGGACGAGCAGCGCCGACGCCTCCAGGAGCGCGTCGACGACCCGGAGAAGCGATGGAAGTTCCGCCGCGACGACCTTGCCGTGCGTGCGCGCTTCGACGAGTACCTCGCCGCGTACGAGGACGTGATCGAGCAGACCTCGAGCGAGCACGCGCCGTGGCATGTCGTGCCCGCCGACCGCAACTGGGTCAAGGCGACGGCCGTCGCCGGACTGCTCGTCGACGCGCTCGAGCGCGTCGACCCGAAGCTGCCCGAGCCCGAGAGCGGGATCGAGGGGCTGCGCATCGAGTAG
- a CDS encoding thermonuclease family protein, giving the protein MSDGDTLRLRDGRRVRLLQIDAPELHGDCFGKAALTALRRLTPAGTRVTLVADRRLDRSDSYGRLLRYVFVGGRNVNVELVRRGAASPYFFRGRRGRHAIDLLRAAREARGARRGYWGACPRADLDPAAGSITGRA; this is encoded by the coding sequence GTGAGCGACGGTGACACGCTGCGCTTGCGGGACGGGCGCCGCGTGCGCCTGCTCCAGATCGACGCGCCCGAGCTGCACGGCGATTGCTTCGGCAAGGCGGCGCTGACGGCGCTGCGGCGGCTGACGCCCGCGGGCACGCGCGTGACGCTCGTCGCCGACCGGCGCCTCGACCGCAGCGACAGCTACGGGCGCCTCCTGCGCTACGTCTTCGTGGGCGGACGCAACGTCAACGTCGAGCTCGTACGCCGCGGTGCCGCGTCGCCCTATTTCTTCCGAGGGCGACGAGGACGCCACGCGATCGACCTGCTCCGCGCCGCCCGCGAGGCACGCGGCGCCCGCCGCGGCTACTGGGGCGCCTGCCCGCGTGCCGATCTCGATCCCGCGGCCGGGTCGATCACGGGCCGCGCCTGA
- a CDS encoding aspartate aminotransferase family protein: MTRFWHPVADMQAVSRSGELVIDRGEGCHLWDERGRRYLDATAGLWYANVGYGREEIVAAAAAQMRRLHAYSHYGDVSSRPTTDLAERISAFAPMEDAAVFFTSGGGESVETAVKLVRRYWSLLDQPQRTVIISRERAYHGLAGYGTSIVGSDVFKVGVGPLAGDTVRVPWDSAEALAEAIDHAGPHRVAAFFCEPIVGAGGVLLPPDGYLAAAREACRERGVLFVADEVICGYCRVGDWFASSRFGLDPDLVTFAKGITSGYVPLGGVIVGTAVQEPFWQSGAAGVWRHGYTYSGHATAAAAAHANLDIMEREGLAARARELEHEITEALAPLVEHELVSELRSGLGAVAGVQIDPALLADDPDLTDRVTLTAREHGILTRTLVGGGLQVSPPLVITRAELGELASGLRGALDDVAAAG; the protein is encoded by the coding sequence ATGACGCGCTTCTGGCATCCGGTGGCCGACATGCAGGCGGTCTCGCGCAGCGGCGAGCTGGTCATCGATCGCGGCGAGGGTTGCCACCTCTGGGACGAGCGCGGCCGGCGCTACCTCGACGCCACGGCCGGCCTCTGGTACGCGAACGTCGGCTACGGCCGCGAGGAGATCGTCGCGGCGGCCGCGGCGCAGATGCGCCGCCTCCATGCGTACTCCCACTACGGCGACGTCTCGAGCAGGCCGACGACCGATCTCGCCGAGCGCATCTCCGCCTTCGCGCCGATGGAGGACGCCGCCGTCTTCTTCACGAGCGGCGGCGGCGAGTCCGTCGAGACGGCCGTCAAGCTCGTGCGGCGCTACTGGAGCCTGCTCGACCAGCCGCAGCGCACGGTGATCATCTCGCGTGAGCGCGCCTACCACGGTCTCGCCGGCTACGGCACGAGCATCGTCGGCTCGGACGTGTTCAAGGTCGGCGTCGGGCCGCTCGCCGGCGACACGGTGCGCGTGCCGTGGGACTCGGCCGAGGCGCTCGCCGAGGCGATCGACCATGCCGGCCCGCACCGGGTCGCCGCGTTCTTCTGCGAGCCCATCGTCGGCGCCGGCGGCGTCCTGCTGCCGCCTGACGGCTACCTGGCGGCCGCCCGCGAGGCATGCCGCGAGCGCGGCGTGCTGTTCGTCGCCGACGAGGTGATCTGCGGGTACTGCCGCGTCGGCGACTGGTTCGCCAGCAGTCGCTTCGGGCTCGACCCCGATCTCGTCACCTTCGCGAAGGGCATCACCTCCGGCTACGTGCCGCTCGGAGGCGTCATCGTGGGCACGGCGGTGCAGGAGCCGTTCTGGCAGAGCGGGGCTGCCGGCGTCTGGCGCCACGGCTACACGTACTCCGGCCATGCGACCGCCGCCGCCGCCGCGCACGCGAACCTCGACATCATGGAGCGCGAAGGGCTCGCCGCACGGGCGCGCGAGCTCGAGCACGAGATCACCGAGGCGCTGGCCCCCCTCGTCGAGCACGAGCTCGTCAGCGAGCTGCGCTCCGGCCTCGGGGCGGTCGCCGGCGTGCAGATCGACCCGGCGCTGCTCGCCGACGACCCCGACCTCACGGACCGCGTCACGCTGACGGCCCGCGAGCACGGCATCCTCACGCGCACGCTCGTCGGCGGCGGTCTGCAGGTCTCGCCGCCGCTCGTGATCACGCGGGCCGAGCTCGGGGAGCTCGCTTCAGGCCTGCGCGGCGCGCTCGACGACGTCGCCGCCGCGGGCTGA
- a CDS encoding N-acetylmuramoyl-L-alanine amidase, with protein MRAFYHYDRHGCGARALEGAVPYAFVESPNVTRAERRRIDVVVIHTMEIGERDGAAAACARWFADPAAQVSAHYCVDAGTVIQCVRERDIAWHARGGNGNSVGIELAGFAGQGADGWSDPYSQAVLERAAAVAAGVCARHGIPMRRLRGADLRARRRGIGGHADVSDAFGKSDHRDPGPDFPWQRFLRLVRASARGGDVVERAAQA; from the coding sequence ATGCGTGCCTTCTATCACTATGATCGCCACGGCTGCGGCGCCCGTGCCCTGGAGGGAGCCGTGCCGTACGCATTCGTCGAGAGCCCGAACGTCACCCGAGCCGAGCGCCGGAGGATCGACGTGGTCGTGATCCACACGATGGAGATCGGCGAGCGCGACGGCGCGGCGGCGGCCTGCGCCCGCTGGTTCGCGGATCCTGCCGCTCAGGTGTCGGCGCACTACTGCGTCGACGCGGGCACGGTGATCCAGTGCGTGCGCGAGCGCGACATCGCCTGGCATGCACGCGGGGGCAACGGCAACTCCGTCGGGATCGAGCTCGCCGGCTTCGCCGGCCAGGGCGCGGACGGCTGGTCGGATCCCTACAGCCAGGCGGTGCTCGAGCGCGCCGCCGCCGTCGCCGCCGGCGTCTGCGCCCGCCACGGCATTCCGATGAGGCGGCTGCGCGGCGCCGATCTGCGGGCCCGCCGCCGCGGCATCGGCGGCCACGCCGACGTCAGCGACGCCTTCGGCAAGAGCGACCACCGGGATCCGGGGCCCGACTTCCCGTGGCAGCGCTTCCTGCGGCTCGTGCGCGCCTCAGCCCGCGGCGGCGACGTCGTCGAGCGCGCCGCGCAGGCCTGA
- a CDS encoding HIT family protein — MTRQLWAPWRLEYVQGAGEQDGCVFCREAAGELAGASLVVHRDAHALALLNKYPYASGHLMIAPLRHTAALGDLSPAEAAAVHRLTVRALDALRTVYGPDAFNVGWNLGAVAGGSIAGHLHEHVVPRWSGDTNFMPVLADVKVLPEHLEVTRRRLVEAWPQG, encoded by the coding sequence ATGACCAGGCAGCTGTGGGCGCCGTGGCGCCTCGAGTACGTCCAGGGAGCCGGCGAGCAGGACGGCTGCGTCTTCTGCCGCGAGGCGGCCGGCGAGCTCGCCGGGGCGAGCCTCGTCGTCCACCGCGACGCGCACGCGCTCGCCCTGCTCAACAAGTACCCGTACGCGTCCGGCCATCTCATGATCGCCCCGCTACGCCACACGGCCGCGCTCGGCGACCTCAGCCCCGCGGAAGCGGCTGCCGTCCACCGTCTCACGGTGCGGGCGCTCGACGCCCTGCGGACCGTCTACGGCCCGGATGCCTTCAACGTCGGCTGGAACCTCGGCGCCGTCGCCGGTGGGTCGATCGCGGGCCATCTGCACGAGCACGTGGTGCCACGCTGGAGCGGCGATACGAATTTCATGCCGGTGCTCGCCGACGTGAAGGTGCTCCCCGAGCACCTCGAGGTCACCCGCAGGCGGCTCGTCGAGGCATGGCCGCAGGGGTAG
- a CDS encoding haloalkane dehalogenase, with amino-acid sequence MGVDAYRTPDERFRELPGWPYEPRYVDQDGLRMHYVDEGEGAPIVLLHGEPTWGFLYRKMIPRLAEVGRVIVPDYFGFGRSDKPVEHAWYSYDRHVAAVGRLLCEQLDLRDATVVVQDWGGPIGLRLAVEQPERIERLVIMNTGIGARAPGEEWLRFQAFMERVGTDIVPGRLIRISCATELADEVVAGYDAPFPTPESKIGVVMFPRLVATGADHPSAPAMIAVREALRRWERPALVLFGDSDPIFTPHHAELMAELIPGAGPPQTVQGAAHFLQEDRGEEIAGRIASWLGTVGG; translated from the coding sequence ATGGGCGTCGACGCCTACCGCACGCCGGACGAGCGCTTTCGCGAGCTGCCCGGGTGGCCGTACGAGCCGCGCTACGTCGACCAGGACGGGCTGCGCATGCACTACGTCGACGAGGGCGAAGGCGCGCCGATCGTGCTCCTGCACGGCGAGCCGACGTGGGGCTTCCTCTACCGCAAGATGATCCCGCGCCTGGCCGAGGTCGGGCGCGTGATCGTCCCCGACTACTTCGGCTTCGGCCGCTCCGACAAGCCCGTCGAGCACGCGTGGTACAGCTACGACCGCCACGTCGCAGCGGTCGGGCGCCTTCTCTGCGAGCAGCTCGATCTCCGCGACGCGACCGTCGTCGTGCAGGACTGGGGCGGACCGATCGGCCTGCGGCTCGCGGTCGAGCAGCCGGAGCGCATCGAGCGTCTCGTGATCATGAACACCGGCATCGGGGCACGCGCGCCCGGTGAGGAGTGGCTGCGCTTCCAGGCGTTCATGGAGCGGGTCGGCACCGACATCGTCCCCGGCCGGCTCATCCGCATCTCGTGCGCGACGGAGCTCGCCGACGAGGTCGTCGCGGGCTACGACGCGCCGTTTCCGACGCCGGAGTCGAAGATCGGCGTCGTCATGTTCCCCAGGCTCGTCGCGACCGGCGCCGACCACCCGAGCGCGCCGGCGATGATCGCGGTGCGCGAGGCGCTGCGCCGCTGGGAGAGACCGGCGCTCGTCCTCTTCGGCGACAGCGACCCGATCTTCACGCCGCACCATGCCGAGCTGATGGCCGAGCTGATCCCGGGTGCCGGGCCGCCGCAGACGGTGCAGGGTGCCGCCCACTTCCTGCAGGAGGACAGGGGCGAGGAGATCGCCGGGCGCATCGCCTCCTGGCTGGGCACGGTCGGCGGCTGA
- a CDS encoding FAD-binding oxidoreductase, with product MTDLRAVLASALADPGRVTDGDSERDLHASDLTFHRPQRPDAVVYPLSTAEVARVLEIADARGIPVTPFGAGSSLEGHVIPTLGGISLDLTRMNRILELDAAGLSAVVQAGVLRSALDAAAGAHGLMFPVDPGADATIGGMAATNAAGTTTIRYGKTRASVLALEAVLPGGRVIRTGTRAPKSSAGYDLTGLLVGSEGTLAVITEVTVRLHGIPEHAVALRVAFPDVGAACRTAAALVAAGSGVTRLELVDAWTVAALNAHLGSRYPEVPCLFVEAAGTRTAVEGDLELVAAVAAAEGAVEIVHERDAGARARLWEARHAVAYAVSATAPGKGHRTTDVCVPVPELPAAVAVARATLDRLDLQGGILGHAGDGNLHVSVMVDPDDAAEVARSDELVGLLVEDALARGGTCTGEHGIGAGKIAWLEREHPDLLPLYRGIKALFDPHGIMNPGKVLRAAGDGR from the coding sequence GTGACCGACCTTCGCGCCGTCCTCGCCTCCGCCCTCGCCGACCCCGGCCGGGTGACCGACGGCGACTCCGAGCGCGACCTGCACGCCTCCGACCTCACCTTCCACCGGCCGCAGCGGCCGGACGCGGTCGTCTACCCACTCTCCACGGCCGAGGTCGCACGCGTGCTCGAGATCGCGGACGCACGCGGAATCCCCGTGACGCCGTTCGGGGCCGGATCGAGCCTCGAGGGCCACGTGATCCCGACGCTGGGCGGCATCAGCCTCGACCTCACGCGCATGAACCGGATTCTCGAGCTCGACGCCGCCGGGCTCAGCGCCGTCGTGCAGGCCGGCGTGCTACGCAGCGCCCTCGACGCGGCCGCGGGCGCGCACGGGCTCATGTTCCCCGTCGACCCCGGAGCGGACGCGACGATCGGCGGCATGGCGGCGACGAACGCCGCGGGCACGACGACGATCCGCTACGGCAAGACCCGCGCCAGCGTGCTCGCGCTCGAGGCAGTCCTCCCGGGCGGGCGCGTGATCAGGACAGGCACGCGCGCGCCGAAGTCCTCCGCGGGCTACGACCTCACAGGGCTGCTCGTCGGCTCGGAGGGAACGCTCGCGGTCATCACCGAGGTGACGGTGCGCCTACACGGGATCCCCGAGCACGCCGTCGCGCTGCGCGTCGCGTTCCCGGACGTGGGGGCCGCCTGCAGGACCGCGGCCGCCCTCGTCGCCGCCGGGAGCGGCGTCACCCGCCTCGAGCTCGTCGATGCGTGGACCGTGGCGGCCCTCAACGCCCACCTCGGCAGCCGCTATCCCGAAGTGCCCTGCCTGTTCGTGGAGGCGGCCGGCACGCGAACCGCGGTCGAGGGCGATCTCGAGCTCGTCGCCGCGGTCGCCGCCGCCGAGGGCGCCGTCGAGATCGTCCACGAGCGCGACGCCGGCGCGCGCGCCCGCCTGTGGGAGGCGCGCCACGCCGTCGCGTACGCGGTGAGCGCGACCGCGCCGGGCAAGGGCCATCGCACGACGGACGTGTGCGTCCCGGTGCCCGAGCTCCCCGCCGCCGTCGCCGTCGCGCGCGCGACGCTCGACCGCCTCGACCTGCAAGGCGGCATCCTCGGCCACGCGGGCGACGGCAACCTCCACGTCAGCGTGATGGTCGATCCCGACGACGCGGCCGAGGTCGCGCGCTCGGACGAGCTCGTCGGGCTGCTCGTCGAGGACGCGCTCGCCCGCGGCGGCACGTGCACGGGCGAGCACGGCATCGGCGCCGGCAAGATCGCCTGGCTCGAGCGCGAGCACCCGGACCTGCTGCCGCTCTACCGCGGCATCAAGGCGCTCTTCGACCCGCACGGGATCATGAACCCCGGCAAGGTGCTGCGCGCGGCGGGCGACGGCCGCTAG
- a CDS encoding class I fructose-bisphosphate aldolase, translated as MAADDLREIALAIVANGKGILAADESTGTIGKRFDTIGVESTEESRRSYRNLLFTTPGFEEHVGGVILYDETIRQRADDGTPFPALLAGKGVVPGIKVDTGAHPLAGAPGEAVTEGLDGLRGRLQEYRGLGARFAKWRATISIGDGLPSDYALSANAHALARYAALCQEAGIVPIVEPEVLMDSDHSLDDCYEATSRTLERVYDALYEHRVDLEGTLLKPNMVIPGKGNADQASPARIAAATVHCFRRHVPAAVPGIVFLSGGQSEVEATVNLNAINQLDGRPWPLSFSYGRALQASALQAWRGQAENVEAAQAAFLHRARCNAAAARGEYTADMEALVST; from the coding sequence ATGGCTGCTGACGACCTGAGAGAGATCGCCCTCGCGATCGTCGCGAACGGCAAGGGCATCCTCGCCGCCGACGAGTCGACGGGCACGATCGGCAAGCGCTTCGACACGATCGGCGTCGAGTCGACGGAGGAGAGCCGGCGCTCCTACCGGAACCTCCTGTTCACGACCCCGGGATTCGAGGAGCACGTGGGCGGCGTCATCCTCTACGACGAGACGATCCGGCAGCGCGCCGACGACGGGACGCCGTTTCCGGCGCTGCTCGCGGGCAAGGGCGTCGTCCCGGGCATCAAGGTCGACACCGGCGCCCACCCGCTCGCGGGCGCGCCGGGCGAGGCGGTGACGGAGGGCCTCGACGGCCTGCGTGGGCGCTTGCAGGAGTACCGCGGCCTCGGCGCCCGCTTCGCCAAGTGGCGTGCCACGATCTCGATCGGGGACGGGCTCCCGAGCGACTACGCCCTGTCGGCGAACGCTCACGCGCTCGCACGCTACGCGGCGCTGTGCCAGGAGGCCGGCATCGTCCCGATCGTCGAGCCCGAGGTGCTGATGGACAGCGACCACTCGTTGGACGACTGCTACGAGGCGACGTCGCGCACGCTCGAGCGGGTGTACGACGCCCTGTACGAGCATCGCGTCGACCTCGAGGGCACCTTGCTGAAGCCGAACATGGTCATCCCCGGCAAGGGCAACGCCGACCAGGCGAGCCCGGCGCGGATCGCCGCGGCGACCGTCCACTGCTTCCGCCGTCACGTCCCGGCGGCCGTGCCGGGCATCGTCTTCCTCTCCGGCGGCCAGTCGGAGGTGGAGGCGACCGTCAACCTCAACGCGATCAACCAGCTCGACGGCCGACCGTGGCCGCTCTCGTTCTCGTACGGCCGTGCCCTGCAGGCGTCGGCGCTGCAAGCGTGGCGTGGGCAGGCGGAGAACGTCGAGGCGGCGCAGGCGGCGTTCCTGCACCGTGCCCGCTGCAATGCCGCCGCCGCGCGCGGCGAGTACACGGCCGACATGGAGGCGCTCGTCTCCACGTAG
- the glpX gene encoding class II fructose-bisphosphatase, with amino-acid sequence MSHIADPTVPDRNLALELVRVTEAGAMGAARWIGRGDKIAADQAAVDLMRRMINTVAMQGVVVIGEGEKDEAPMLYNNERVGAGWGPEVDVAVDPLEGTRLTALGIPGAISVIAVAERGSMFFPGAALYMDKIAVGPEAADAIDIEASPADNVRAVAAAKGMKVSDLTVVVLERERHERLVSELREAGARVTLIRDGDVAPAIAAAQPFTGVDMLMGIGGTPEGVISAAAITCLGGAIQGKLWPRNDAERQALLDAGFDLDRVLGAGDLVGGKDVFVAATGVTGGSLLRGVRTSRAGVETESIVMRSRSGTVRRIAAYHPAEKLTNLGKDI; translated from the coding sequence GTGAGCCACATCGCCGACCCGACCGTGCCGGACAGGAACCTCGCGCTGGAGCTCGTGCGCGTGACCGAGGCGGGCGCCATGGGCGCGGCGCGATGGATCGGCAGGGGGGACAAGATCGCGGCCGACCAGGCCGCCGTCGATCTCATGCGCCGCATGATCAACACGGTCGCGATGCAGGGCGTCGTCGTCATCGGCGAGGGCGAGAAGGACGAGGCGCCGATGCTCTACAACAACGAGCGCGTCGGCGCCGGCTGGGGGCCGGAGGTGGACGTCGCCGTCGACCCGCTCGAGGGCACGCGGCTCACGGCGCTCGGCATTCCGGGCGCGATCTCCGTGATCGCGGTCGCCGAGCGCGGCTCGATGTTCTTCCCGGGCGCGGCGCTCTACATGGACAAGATCGCCGTCGGTCCCGAGGCCGCCGACGCGATCGACATCGAGGCGTCGCCGGCCGACAACGTCCGCGCCGTCGCCGCCGCGAAGGGCATGAAGGTGAGCGACCTCACCGTCGTCGTGCTGGAGCGGGAGCGGCACGAGCGGCTCGTCTCCGAGCTGCGCGAGGCCGGAGCGCGCGTCACGCTGATCCGCGACGGCGACGTCGCCCCCGCCATCGCCGCAGCCCAGCCGTTCACCGGCGTCGACATGCTGATGGGCATCGGCGGCACGCCCGAGGGCGTCATCTCGGCGGCCGCGATCACGTGCCTGGGAGGGGCGATCCAGGGCAAGCTGTGGCCGCGCAACGACGCCGAGCGTCAGGCCCTCCTCGACGCCGGCTTCGACCTCGACCGGGTGCTCGGCGCCGGCGATCTCGTGGGCGGCAAGGACGTGTTCGTGGCCGCGACCGGCGTCACCGGCGGGTCGCTCCTGCGCGGCGTGCGCACGAGCCGCGCCGGCGTCGAGACCGAGTCGATCGTGATGCGCTCCCGCTCCGGCACGGTGCGGCGCATCGCGGCCTACCATCCCGCGGAGAAGTTGACGAATCTGGGAAAGGACATCTGA
- a CDS encoding DMT family transporter, whose protein sequence is MRWNLALAGLASSWGLIAVLVAAVELDAAALAFLRLAFAAGALGLVALASGRLRALRPGRRLPALVALGVVQGAHWLLFFEAVKLGSVALAVLTFYAAPVFLAVLAPLALAERLSNVALGALVPGGAGIALVALGSGEGGGANGWAIASGLGSAATYAALVILSKRLLADRAEPLTVAFWDCLVGGIAVAPALLVAGRVMPDGGREWGAVLLLGVVFTGVSTLVYAGLLRHVTAQAAGLLTFLEPVAAVVLAWALVDERPTVLTFAGGALVLLAGIAVVALEPTEARVAEAAAGVGSTSS, encoded by the coding sequence GTGCGCTGGAACCTCGCCCTCGCCGGCCTCGCCAGCTCCTGGGGCCTGATCGCCGTCCTCGTCGCCGCCGTCGAGCTCGACGCGGCGGCGCTCGCGTTCCTGCGACTCGCCTTTGCCGCCGGCGCTCTCGGTCTCGTCGCGCTGGCGAGCGGCCGGCTGCGCGCGCTGCGTCCCGGCCGCAGGCTGCCGGCGCTCGTCGCGCTCGGCGTCGTCCAGGGTGCGCACTGGCTGCTGTTCTTCGAGGCGGTCAAGCTCGGGTCGGTCGCCCTCGCCGTGCTCACCTTCTATGCGGCGCCCGTCTTCCTCGCGGTGCTGGCGCCGCTCGCCCTGGCCGAGAGGCTCTCGAACGTCGCGCTCGGCGCCCTCGTGCCCGGCGGCGCCGGCATCGCCCTCGTCGCGCTCGGGAGCGGCGAGGGCGGCGGCGCGAACGGCTGGGCGATCGCCAGCGGGCTCGGCTCCGCCGCCACCTACGCCGCGCTCGTGATCCTCTCGAAGCGGCTGCTGGCCGATCGTGCCGAGCCGCTCACGGTGGCGTTCTGGGACTGCCTCGTCGGAGGGATCGCCGTCGCTCCGGCGCTGCTCGTGGCCGGCCGGGTGATGCCCGACGGCGGCCGCGAGTGGGGTGCCGTGCTCCTGCTCGGCGTCGTCTTCACCGGGGTCTCGACGCTCGTGTACGCGGGCCTGCTCCGCCACGTGACCGCGCAGGCCGCGGGCCTGCTCACGTTCCTCGAGCCCGTGGCGGCCGTCGTGCTCGCCTGGGCGCTCGTCGACGAGCGGCCGACGGTGCTCACGTTCGCCGGCGGCGCGCTCGTCCTGCTCGCCGGCATCGCCGTCGTGGCGCTCGAGCCGACCGAGGCGCGTGTCGCCGAGGCCGCGGCCGGGGTAGGATCGACCTCGTCGTGA
- a CDS encoding arginine--tRNA ligase — MQRLAGALSAVAGFPVELERPSDPAHGDYATNAALRLAGRLKRPPREVADELAGRIAGLAEVARVEVAGPGFLNLFLDDAWFGSALGLALAVGGDFGARSAAAPERVQVEMVSANPTGPITVASARNGAYGDSVARLLSFAGHDVEREYYYNDAGAQMERFRESVDAARRGEEPPEDGYRGAYVADLAGESGDPVPRMLERIEATLERFRIHFDSYERQSVVEAEIPEAVALLDTYESEGALWARTSAYGDEKDRVVIRSDGTPTYFAADAAYVRRKYAKGFDRLVYVLGADHHGYVARLQALAQMLGRPRESLEVLIYQLVHLTKGGEATKMSKRRGDVVFLDDFIDEIGIDAARWYLVSRGHDQTIEIDVDLAAEKTAKNPVYYVQYAHARIAGILRNAGDAVPAATVSAPLAPEERDLVKRIAEFPAVAAEAAQRRAPHAIATYAIRVADDFHRFYHHHKVLGSEAEAFRLGLCSATRTVVARCLDLVGVEAPERM, encoded by the coding sequence GTGCAGCGTCTCGCCGGCGCGCTCTCCGCGGTCGCCGGTTTCCCCGTCGAGCTCGAGCGTCCCTCCGATCCGGCACACGGAGACTACGCGACGAACGCGGCGCTCCGTCTCGCGGGGCGGCTGAAGCGCCCGCCGCGCGAGGTCGCGGACGAGCTCGCGGGCAGGATCGCCGGCCTCGCCGAGGTCGCGCGCGTCGAGGTCGCGGGACCCGGATTCCTCAACCTCTTCCTCGACGACGCCTGGTTCGGCAGCGCGCTGGGCCTGGCGCTTGCGGTCGGCGGCGACTTCGGCGCTCGCTCGGCCGCCGCGCCGGAGCGGGTGCAGGTGGAGATGGTGTCGGCCAACCCGACGGGCCCGATCACCGTCGCCTCGGCGCGCAACGGCGCCTACGGCGACTCGGTCGCGCGCCTGCTCTCCTTCGCCGGCCACGACGTCGAGCGTGAGTACTACTACAACGACGCGGGCGCGCAGATGGAGAGGTTCCGCGAGTCGGTCGACGCTGCCCGGCGCGGGGAGGAGCCGCCCGAGGACGGCTACCGCGGCGCCTACGTCGCCGACCTCGCGGGCGAGTCCGGCGACCCGGTGCCGCGCATGCTCGAGCGCATCGAGGCGACACTCGAGCGGTTCCGCATCCACTTCGACTCCTACGAGCGGCAGAGCGTCGTCGAGGCGGAGATCCCCGAGGCGGTGGCGCTGCTCGACACCTACGAATCGGAGGGGGCGCTGTGGGCGCGAACCTCGGCGTACGGCGACGAGAAGGATCGCGTCGTGATCCGCTCGGACGGGACGCCGACGTACTTCGCCGCCGACGCCGCCTACGTGCGCCGGAAGTACGCGAAGGGCTTCGACCGGCTCGTCTACGTCCTCGGCGCGGACCACCACGGCTACGTGGCGCGGCTGCAGGCGCTCGCGCAGATGCTCGGCCGCCCGCGCGAGTCGCTCGAGGTGCTCATCTACCAGCTCGTGCACCTGACGAAGGGCGGCGAGGCGACGAAGATGTCGAAGCGGCGCGGGGACGTCGTCTTCCTCGACGACTTCATCGACGAGATCGGCATCGACGCCGCCCGCTGGTACCTCGTCTCGCGCGGCCACGACCAGACGATCGAGATCGACGTCGATCTCGCGGCCGAGAAGACCGCGAAGAACCCGGTGTACTACGTGCAGTACGCCCATGCGCGGATCGCCGGGATCCTGCGCAACGCCGGCGACGCCGTGCCCGCCGCGACCGTGTCCGCGCCGCTCGCGCCCGAGGAGCGCGACCTCGTCAAGCGCATCGCCGAGTTCCCGGCCGTCGCCGCCGAGGCGGCGCAGCGGCGGGCGCCGCACGCGATCGCCACCTACGCGATCCGCGTCGCCGACGACTTCCACCGCTTCTACCACCACCACAAGGTGCTCGGCTCCGAAGCGGAGGCGTTCCGCCTCGGCCTCTGCAGCGCCACGAGGACCGTCGTCGCCCGCTGCCTCGACCTCGTCGGAGTCGAAGCGCCCGAGCGCATGTGA